The following proteins are encoded in a genomic region of Anabas testudineus chromosome 13, fAnaTes1.2, whole genome shotgun sequence:
- the LOC113164752 gene encoding T-cell surface glycoprotein CD3 epsilon chain gives MGVQTALAVVLLFVATVKAADGKVEFWKEEVTMTCPQEGTWVINGEEINQTKSEFYTVKYEDKLSKVQHCENSDKLKYYFYVKGKVCEHCYELDASLFGLIIVADVIGTGIVMMIIYRCTKKKGSARPVRSSKPPSRSGGPAPPTPSRDYEQLNVHTRSQDTYSIVNRTG, from the exons ATGGGTGTTCAAACTGCGCTCGCTGTTGTTCTCCTCTTCGTAGCTACTGTGAAGGCTGCTGATg GAAAAGTAGAATTCTGGAAGGAAGAAGTCACAATGACCTGTCCACAAGAGGGAACTTGGGTCATAAATGgagaagaaataaatcaaactaaatcgGAGTTTTATACAGTCAAATAtgaggacaagctcagcaaagTGCAACACTGTGAAAACAGCGATAAATTGAAGTACTATTTCTATGTGAAAGGAAAGG TATGTGAACACTGTTATGAGCTGGACGCGTCTTTGTTTGGGCTGATCATCGTCGCGGACGTGATCGGGACGGGGATTGTGATGATGATAATCTACAGGTGCACCAAGAAGAAAGGCTCTGCTAGACCAGTGCGCTCCTCCAAAC CTCCTTCTCGTTCAGGAGGCCCAGCTCCACCTACCCCATCTCGAGATTATGAG CAACTGAACGTTCACACTCGCTCCCAGGACACTTACTCCATTGTGAACAGAACAGGATAG